In the genome of Hemiscyllium ocellatum isolate sHemOce1 chromosome 12, sHemOce1.pat.X.cur, whole genome shotgun sequence, one region contains:
- the serpine3 gene encoding probable serpin E3 isoform X1, with amino-acid sequence MCSLSILNLLLYLLFTVRRACCPFQDSIRQLNTEFARNLYRKLTEGEEYRNIIISPAGVSIALELLQLGAKGNTFMQLENALGYTVHDAGVRRLLRSVSGDLANSTLSPAVRVACGLFVGASTQLSSRFSDDTAAWLNGSLHRVNLSNPNETALLINKWVTTKSQGEIKDFMPQPMASASLTQIAVISTMYFKSTWENPFSTLQTQQLSFTRADGSVIKVPMMYQTSAVNYGQFKTGSNQRLKVIELTYQEHAVSMLIVIPSERENPISSVEPQITAHTLSAWTNSMRRMKMEVFLPKFKVQSKFNLKTVLSTLGITDIFDPTKADFSGISEQEKLFVSEAIHEAKIEVTEDGTEAAAATAVVLLKRSRALAFKADRPFFFLLRQTTGRILFMGRVMDPLE; translated from the exons ATGTGTTCCCTCTCAATCCTCAACTTGTTACTGTACTTGCTGTTCACCGTGAGAAGGGCCTGCTGTCCTTTCCAGGACTCCATCAGGCAACTGAACACAGAGTTTGCTCGAAACCTTTACCGAAAATTGACAGAGGGCGAGGAATATCGCAACATCATCATATCCCCAGCAGGGGTCAGTATCGCACTAGAACTGCTGCAGTTGGGAGCGAAAGGAAACACCTTCATGCAGTTGGAAAACGCATTGGGATACACTGTTCACG ACGCGGGGGTGCGGCGTCTCTTGCGGAGTGTGTCCGGGGACCTGGCGAACTCCACCCTCAGCCCCGCAGTCCGAGTAGCCTGTGGCCTCTTTGTGGGGGCCAGCACGCAGCTTTCTTCTCGTTTCTCGGACGACACAGCCGCCTGGCTAAACGGGAGCTTACACCGAGTGAATCTCAGCAATCCCAACGAAACGGCATTGCTGATCAACAAGTGGGTCACCACCAAGAGTCAAG GTGAAATTAAAGATTTCATGCCACAACCCATGGCAAGTGCATCACTTACACAGATTGCTGTTATTAGCACCATGTATTTTAAAAGCACGTGGGAGAATCCATTTTCAACATTGCAGACCCAGCAGCTCTCATTCACCAGGGCAGATGGCTCTGTCATTAAAGTGCCCATGATGTATCAAACTTCAGCAGTAAACTATG GCCAATTTAAGACTGGGAGTAATCAGAGGCTTAAAGTGATTGAACTCACCTACCAGGAACATGCAGTAAGCATGCTCATTGTCATTCCCAGTGAAAGAGAAAACCCCATCTCCTCTGTAGAACCACAAATCACAGCTCACACactgtcagcatggacaaatagCATGAGAAGAATGAAAATGGAAGTTTTCTTACCCAA ATTTAAAGTTCAAAGTAAGTTCAACCTTAAGACAGTACTGAGCactctgggaatcactgacatTTTTGATCCTACCAAAGCAGACTTCAGTGGAATTTCTG AGCAGGAGAAGCTGTTTGTTTCTGAAGCTATCCACGAAGCAAAAATAGAAGTAACAGAGGATGGCACCGAAGCAGCAGCTGCTACAG CTGTGGTTTTATTGAAAAGGTCTCGAGCCCTGGCTTTTAAGGCTGACAGGCCATTTTTCTTTCTCCTGCGGCAGACCACAG GAAGAATTCTTTTCATGGGCCGGGTAATGGATCCTCTCGAGTAA
- the serpine3 gene encoding probable serpin E3 isoform X2: MCSLSILNLLLYLLFTVRRACCPFQDSIRQLNTEFARNLYRKLTEGEEYRNIIISPAGVSIALELLQLGAKGNTFMQLENALGYTVHDAGVRRLLRSVSGDLANSTLSPAVRVACGLFVGASTQLSSRFSDDTAAWLNGSLHRVNLSNPNETALLINKWVTTKSQGEIKDFMPQPMASASLTQIAVISTMYFKSTWENPFSTLQTQQLSFTRADGSVIKVPMMYQTSAVNYGQFKTGSNQRLKVIELTYQEHAVSMLIVIPSERENPISSVEPQITAHTLSAWTNSMRRMKMEVFLPKKNSFHGPGNGSSRVNTFPSVLLRLV; the protein is encoded by the exons ATGTGTTCCCTCTCAATCCTCAACTTGTTACTGTACTTGCTGTTCACCGTGAGAAGGGCCTGCTGTCCTTTCCAGGACTCCATCAGGCAACTGAACACAGAGTTTGCTCGAAACCTTTACCGAAAATTGACAGAGGGCGAGGAATATCGCAACATCATCATATCCCCAGCAGGGGTCAGTATCGCACTAGAACTGCTGCAGTTGGGAGCGAAAGGAAACACCTTCATGCAGTTGGAAAACGCATTGGGATACACTGTTCACG ACGCGGGGGTGCGGCGTCTCTTGCGGAGTGTGTCCGGGGACCTGGCGAACTCCACCCTCAGCCCCGCAGTCCGAGTAGCCTGTGGCCTCTTTGTGGGGGCCAGCACGCAGCTTTCTTCTCGTTTCTCGGACGACACAGCCGCCTGGCTAAACGGGAGCTTACACCGAGTGAATCTCAGCAATCCCAACGAAACGGCATTGCTGATCAACAAGTGGGTCACCACCAAGAGTCAAG GTGAAATTAAAGATTTCATGCCACAACCCATGGCAAGTGCATCACTTACACAGATTGCTGTTATTAGCACCATGTATTTTAAAAGCACGTGGGAGAATCCATTTTCAACATTGCAGACCCAGCAGCTCTCATTCACCAGGGCAGATGGCTCTGTCATTAAAGTGCCCATGATGTATCAAACTTCAGCAGTAAACTATG GCCAATTTAAGACTGGGAGTAATCAGAGGCTTAAAGTGATTGAACTCACCTACCAGGAACATGCAGTAAGCATGCTCATTGTCATTCCCAGTGAAAGAGAAAACCCCATCTCCTCTGTAGAACCACAAATCACAGCTCACACactgtcagcatggacaaatagCATGAGAAGAATGAAAATGGAAGTTTTCTTACCCAA GAAGAATTCTTTTCATGGGCCGGGTAATGGATCCTCTCGAGTAAATACATTTCCAAGTGTTTTACTCCGCCTGGTCTGA